The Candidatus Dadabacteria bacterium genomic sequence TAGTAGTCAAGCTCGACCTCGGGACCCTCGGCGACTTCGAACCCCATCCTCTCAAAATCATAGACGATGCGTTCCATCACCTGGGTTATGGGATGCTTGGCTCCGACCGGCATTCCACGCCCCGGGAGAGTGAAGTCGGTTGCCTCCTCAAGAAGCTTTTCATCCATCGCTCTGCGCTTTATCTCGTCGGATTTTCTCTCAATCAGATCCTCGACTTCATTTTTGGTTCCGTTTATGAGAATGCCCACCTGGCGGCGCTCGGAAGCGGGAAGGTCCTTCATGGATTTCAGAAGCTGCGTGAGAAATCCCTTCTTCCCGACGTAGCTTGCCTTCACCCTGACGAGATCGGCCTCCGTAGAGACCCCCTCAAGGTCAGAATCTATCTGGTTTCTTATCTGCTCAAGCGCTTCCTGCATAATATGAACGAGTTGTGTGTTTTAAGAAACAAAACGGAAAAATATTTAACCGTTATGGGAGCGATTATCAAAGCGCGGATGGAGCCTTTGACGGGACATCCGCCAAAGCGCGGCTCCTATCCGGCCGCCTTCCTTTTTCTCCAGTAGACCACGAAGGCACTCGCCACGAAAACCGACGAGTAGGTTCCTATAACGACCCCGACCATAAGAGTAAACGCGAAATCGTGTATTACCGAGCCGCCGAGGAAAAAGAGCGGAAGGAGCACTATGAATACCGTTATAGCCGTGAGCAACGTACGCGAGAGCGTCTGGCTTATTCCATCGTTAACAAGCTCCCTGAAGCCCTTTTCGGGGAAATTCCCCATGTTCTCCCTTATCCTGTCAAATATGACGATTGTGTCGTTAACCGAATAACCTATCACGGTCAGAAGCGCGGCTACGATCGCAAGGGTGAACTCCTTGTCCGCGAGCGATATGGCCCCGACAGTTATAAGGGTATCGTGAATAAGGGCGATAACCGCCCCCACGGCAAAACCGAATTCAAACCGAAACACCAGGTAGGCGAGTATTCCGACGCACGCAATCAGTATGGACAGAAGGGCCTTGGTTATGAGCTCCTTACCCACCCTGGGACCTATGTAGTCTATCCTCTGGATGGAGGCTCCCTCAAAATTCTCTGACGTGGCGAAGAGGTCCTCCAGCTTTTTCTGAAAATCTCCTATCTGGTCAAAAGTCGCAAGTTCCGGCGCAAACTGTATCAGGTGCTCGTTGTCGCCCGGAAGGCCGAAGCGCTGGACCGATTCCGAGGGAAAACCATTCTCGGCAAGCGCACCTTTCAGAACTTCGGTTTCAAGGCTCTTCGCGAGCTTTATATGTATCTCCGTCCCACCGGTGAACTCTACTCCCCAGTTAGGGCCCTGGTGATACAGAAGGGAGGCGATGGAGATAACCGCGAGCGCGATGGAAATACGCATCGCACCCCCCATCTTATCCACAAAATCGTAACTCAGTTTTCCTATAATCCGCACTCGTGCACCCTCAGATACTTACTTCCGTTAGGTTCTTGTCTCTGTAAAGCATGTTCGTAAAGACTCTTGCCACAATCAGGTTGCTGAAAACGGTCGACACTATTCCGATTGAAAGCGTTGCCGCAAAACCTTTTACGGGACCGGTGCCCAGCCAGAAGAGTATAAGCGCCGTGAGAAGCGTCGTGACGTTCGCGTCAAGTATGGTCCAGACGGATCTCGCGTATCCCGTTTCAATCGAGTGAACCGCGGTTTTGCCCGCCATGAGTTCCTCTTTTATCCTCTCGAATATGATGATGTTTCCGTCAACCGCCATGCCGAGCGTCAAAACGAGTCCCGCTATGCCGGGAAGCGTAAGCGTAACGCCGAAAGCGGAGAGAAAACCCATTATGAAAAGTATGTTGAGCACAAGCGCGGCGTTCGCTACAACACCCTGCATCCTGTAGAAAAAGACCATGAACACCAGAACAAGTATGCCGCCGACGATCATGGAGAATCTTCCCTTCTCTATCGAGTCCTGCCCCAGGGAAGGACCTACGGTCCTTTCCTGCTCGACCCTCACGGGAACCGGAAGGGAGCCCGATCTAAGGATAAGCGCGAGGTCTTTTGCCTCCTCCGTGGTGAAAGTGCCGGTTATCGTGCCCTGGTAGGTTATCTTGTCCTGGATTGTGGGAGCCGACTTTATCACACCGTCAAGAACTATCGCCAGACGTTCGCCGATGTTAGCCTCGGTAAGCTTTCCGAACTTGCTCGCGCCCTCCCCCCTGAACGTGAACCCGACCGCGGGGTTTCCGTAATTGTCAAACGTTATCCGGGCATCCGAGATATATTCCCCCGTCACGCTCGCAAGCCTTTCAGTGAGGAAAAATTTTTCGTTCTCGTTCCCGGTGTCTCCCTCGTGGATGACAAGGCCTTTTTCCGCGAGTTGCTTCTTGGTCCCGGCTTCGGCGGCGGCAAGCAGGTTCTCCTGCGACACCCCGGCCGCCCTTACGATCTTGAATTCCAAAACGGCCGTCTTTTTGATCAGGTTAACTATTCTCTGTCTGTCTTTTTTGGAAGCGCCCGGCACCTGCACCAGGATCCTGTCTTCGCCTGACTTCTGTATGCTCGGCTCGACAAGGCCGAAATCCTTAACGCGGTTCTCTATTATGTGGCGAACCCGCTCTATTGAGTTTCGCTCAAGCTCGTCCACGTAGGACGGTTTTATCGAGAGCCTGACCAGAAAGCCGTCGGAACTTATATCCGCCACCTTCTCAAACTCGTCGCGCGCGACCTCAAGCGCCTTGTCCATATCCGCGCCCGGGAAAAGGCCGATCGTGAGGGTTCCGTCCGAAACAGAGGAGTTCTTAACGAGAATCCTGTTCTGCCTGAATTTCGATACCAGGGACTCCTCGACTATGAGCATCTCCTGCTCCACGCCCTCTTCGGTCTCCACTCCCAGAAGAAGAAATATCCCTCCCTCAAGATCAAGCCCGAGGCTTATCCCCTTGCTTGAGAAAACCTTCCCCCACCACGAGGGAAGCTTGTCGCCCATGAAGGTAGGCGTAAGGAGTATTACGCAGAGAAAAGAGAAAAGAGCGATAACGGTAATCCAAAGACGGGACACGCCTTTCATCTAATCAGCCGCCCCCTTTGGATTTGCTTTCAGCGGCCCCGGAATCGGTCTTCTCCGAGATCCCGGAGCGGACCATTTTTATGTTGATGCCTTTAGCTATCTCGACCGTGAGATCGTCCCCGTCGACGTTTATCACCCTGCCGTATATGCCACCGGTGGTAACAATGCCGTCGCCTCTTTTTACCTCGGCGAGCATCTTCTTGCGCTCACGGCTCTGGCGCTGCTGGGGTCTTATTATAAGAAAGTAAAAAAGGGCGAATATTAAAACGAACGGGAGTATGGCCGAGAACGGCGTTCCCCCCGTTCCTCCCTGCCCGGTCCCGGGAGGCATGCATGATAAAAGAAAAAGGGCTGAAGTAGCGGCAAAAGCTAGTGTTTTCAATTACTGTTCCTCCTCAGCATCGCTGAGTTCCGAGCACAACTGCCTGAAGGTGCCGGTTTTTATCGATTCTCTTATTCTTCTCATCAGTTCGGAGTAATAATAGAGGTTATGAAGGGTCAGCAGCTGAAGAGAGAGAATCTCCCCGGCCATGAATATATGCCTCAGATACGACCTTGAAAAATTTTCGCACGTGTAGCAGCCGCAATCCTCATCAAGAGCCGAGCTGTCGTACGCGTA encodes the following:
- the yajC gene encoding preprotein translocase subunit YajC, with translation MKTLAFAATSALFLLSCMPPGTGQGGTGGTPFSAILPFVLIFALFYFLIIRPQQRQSRERKKMLAEVKRGDGIVTTGGIYGRVINVDGDDLTVEIAKGINIKMVRSGISEKTDSGAAESKSKGGG
- the secF gene encoding protein translocase subunit SecF, which translates into the protein MRIIGKLSYDFVDKMGGAMRISIALAVISIASLLYHQGPNWGVEFTGGTEIHIKLAKSLETEVLKGALAENGFPSESVQRFGLPGDNEHLIQFAPELATFDQIGDFQKKLEDLFATSENFEGASIQRIDYIGPRVGKELITKALLSILIACVGILAYLVFRFEFGFAVGAVIALIHDTLITVGAISLADKEFTLAIVAALLTVIGYSVNDTIVIFDRIRENMGNFPEKGFRELVNDGISQTLSRTLLTAITVFIVLLPLFFLGGSVIHDFAFTLMVGVVIGTYSSVFVASAFVVYWRKRKAAG
- the secD gene encoding protein translocase subunit SecD encodes the protein MKGVSRLWITVIALFSFLCVILLTPTFMGDKLPSWWGKVFSSKGISLGLDLEGGIFLLLGVETEEGVEQEMLIVEESLVSKFRQNRILVKNSSVSDGTLTIGLFPGADMDKALEVARDEFEKVADISSDGFLVRLSIKPSYVDELERNSIERVRHIIENRVKDFGLVEPSIQKSGEDRILVQVPGASKKDRQRIVNLIKKTAVLEFKIVRAAGVSQENLLAAAEAGTKKQLAEKGLVIHEGDTGNENEKFFLTERLASVTGEYISDARITFDNYGNPAVGFTFRGEGASKFGKLTEANIGERLAIVLDGVIKSAPTIQDKITYQGTITGTFTTEEAKDLALILRSGSLPVPVRVEQERTVGPSLGQDSIEKGRFSMIVGGILVLVFMVFFYRMQGVVANAALVLNILFIMGFLSAFGVTLTLPGIAGLVLTLGMAVDGNIIIFERIKEELMAGKTAVHSIETGYARSVWTILDANVTTLLTALILFWLGTGPVKGFAATLSIGIVSTVFSNLIVARVFTNMLYRDKNLTEVSI